From Paenibacillus sp. V4I7, one genomic window encodes:
- a CDS encoding polysaccharide deacetylase family protein codes for MYKRIAISILVSLIGLTLLLTPLQAKRSGDIYYQDQVAVLMYHHVHEKDTSSSTITSSLFQNQLQSLLSKGYHFISLEEFKQFMEGATVPSNAVLVTFDDGYQSFYTAAYPILKSFRIPAVNFVITNDLTNPLGSYIPSMSKEQINEMTHATNFIDIGCHTDKLHHKLPSGKAALVGRLDAESDDAYKQRVFKDTQACIGKLAGLTDVPLDTMAYPFGITSPAATEQAAEAGIRYAFTISPEMATRSADRLLIPRINAGSPGITPELLHRQIQRRVMAQPGSAPLRVDAAAAAAQLGGSADLEGGVLRLRLGQEAFTLQVNAKVATREKARVTLRQPVLREHGLVTIALDDLGALIGQPLVYTPATGKVAARVTPSVK; via the coding sequence ATGTACAAAAGAATCGCAATTTCGATTCTAGTTAGCCTGATTGGGCTCACCCTTTTGCTTACGCCGCTGCAGGCTAAGCGCTCCGGGGATATTTACTACCAGGACCAAGTAGCCGTTCTTATGTATCATCATGTGCATGAAAAAGACACTAGCTCTAGCACAATTACAAGCTCGCTGTTTCAAAATCAGCTTCAGTCCCTACTTAGCAAAGGCTATCATTTCATTTCCTTAGAAGAGTTCAAACAGTTCATGGAAGGCGCTACCGTTCCATCCAATGCCGTGCTGGTTACATTCGATGATGGCTATCAAAGCTTCTACACAGCGGCCTATCCGATTTTGAAAAGCTTTCGAATTCCCGCTGTAAACTTCGTTATTACGAATGACTTAACGAATCCGCTTGGCTCCTACATCCCTTCTATGTCGAAGGAACAAATCAATGAGATGACGCATGCCACGAACTTTATCGATATTGGCTGCCATACGGACAAACTACACCACAAGCTTCCAAGTGGTAAAGCTGCTCTAGTTGGAAGATTGGATGCTGAAAGCGATGATGCCTATAAGCAGCGTGTGTTCAAAGATACGCAAGCTTGCATCGGCAAGCTTGCTGGGTTGACAGATGTGCCGCTTGACACGATGGCGTACCCATTCGGCATCACATCGCCAGCGGCGACAGAGCAGGCTGCGGAGGCGGGCATCCGCTACGCCTTCACGATTTCGCCGGAGATGGCGACGCGAAGCGCCGATCGCCTGTTGATCCCGCGGATCAATGCGGGCAGCCCCGGCATCACGCCGGAGCTGCTGCATCGGCAGATACAGCGCCGGGTCATGGCGCAGCCGGGCAGTGCCCCACTGCGCGTGGATGCGGCCGCTGCCGCAGCGCAGCTTGGCGGCAGCGCTGACCTAGAAGGCGGAGTGCTTCGCCTCCGCCTCGGGCAAGAGGCATTCACCCTGCAGGTGAATGCGAAGGTAGCGACGCGCGAGAAAGCGCGCGTCACGCTGCGGCAGCCTGTGCTGCGCGAGCACGGACTGGTCACGATCGCGCTAGATGATCTTGGCGCGCTGATCGGGCAACCGCTCGTCTACACCCCTGCCACCGGAAAGGTGGCTGCTAGGGTGACGCCGAGCGTCAAATAG
- a CDS encoding fumarate hydratase — MQHFYQSVYDLIVETSTNLPGDVRRAVQAAQENEDKGTRSALSLSRIADNIHMAECNVSPICQDTGMPTFIIHCPVGANQIIMKKQILEAVANATKASKLRTNSVDSLTGANSGDNLGPGTPVVHFEQWERDDIEVKLILKGGGCENKNIQYSLPADLEGVGKAGRDLDGIRKCVMHAVYQAQGQGCSAGFIGVGIGGDRTSGYELAKHQLFRHVDDVNPHPELRKVEEYVMEHANTLGIGTMGFGGQVTLLGCKVGVMNRLPASFFVSVAYNCWAFRRQGVVLNAETGEINGWSYPRGTEVSFQEAFEASAEEAKNTPKEERREIVLTTPISEEQIRSLKVGDVVVINGTMHTGRDALHKYLMDHDAPVDLNGAAIYHCGPVMSKDEAGEWHVKAAGPTTSIREEPYQGDIIKKFGIRAVIGKGGMGPKTLAALKDHGGVYLNAIGGAAQYYAQCFKKVEGVDYMEFGIPEAMWHLETEGFAAIVTMDSHGNSLHADVEKNSLEKLAALKEPVFK; from the coding sequence ATGCAGCATTTTTATCAAAGCGTCTACGATTTGATTGTCGAAACTTCCACAAACCTTCCCGGTGATGTGCGCCGTGCGGTACAAGCCGCTCAGGAAAATGAGGACAAAGGCACGCGTTCTGCACTATCTCTATCCCGCATTGCGGATAACATCCATATGGCGGAATGCAATGTATCCCCAATTTGCCAGGATACGGGTATGCCAACGTTTATTATACACTGTCCGGTTGGGGCAAACCAAATTATCATGAAGAAGCAAATCTTAGAAGCGGTTGCGAATGCAACCAAAGCCAGTAAGCTGCGCACGAACTCCGTAGACTCCCTTACAGGTGCAAACAGCGGAGATAATCTTGGGCCTGGTACGCCGGTTGTTCATTTCGAGCAATGGGAACGTGATGATATCGAAGTGAAGTTGATTCTAAAAGGCGGCGGCTGTGAGAACAAAAATATTCAATACAGCTTGCCTGCCGATCTTGAAGGTGTAGGTAAAGCGGGACGTGATCTTGACGGCATTCGCAAATGTGTGATGCATGCGGTTTACCAAGCGCAAGGTCAAGGATGCAGCGCGGGTTTCATCGGCGTAGGTATTGGAGGCGACCGTACTAGCGGATACGAGCTGGCTAAGCACCAATTATTCCGTCATGTTGATGATGTGAATCCACATCCGGAGCTGCGCAAGGTAGAAGAGTACGTCATGGAGCATGCCAATACGCTTGGTATTGGAACAATGGGCTTCGGCGGTCAAGTGACATTACTTGGCTGTAAAGTTGGCGTAATGAACCGATTGCCAGCAAGCTTCTTCGTTTCCGTTGCTTACAACTGTTGGGCGTTCCGTCGTCAAGGCGTCGTCTTGAATGCGGAAACAGGCGAAATCAATGGCTGGTCCTACCCAAGAGGGACAGAGGTTTCTTTCCAAGAGGCTTTCGAAGCGAGTGCAGAAGAAGCTAAGAATACGCCAAAAGAAGAACGTCGTGAGATCGTATTGACAACGCCAATATCTGAAGAGCAAATCCGCAGCCTGAAAGTCGGTGATGTCGTAGTCATTAATGGTACGATGCATACAGGACGCGATGCGCTGCATAAATATTTGATGGATCATGATGCGCCGGTAGATCTGAATGGGGCTGCGATTTATCATTGCGGACCGGTGATGAGTAAGGATGAAGCTGGCGAATGGCACGTAAAAGCGGCTGGACCGACGACAAGTATTCGTGAGGAGCCTTACCAAGGTGATATTATCAAGAAATTCGGTATTCGCGCAGTCATCGGTAAAGGCGGAATGGGACCGAAAACGTTAGCAGCTTTGAAAGATCATGGCGGCGTCTATTTAAACGCTATCGGTGGTGCTGCGCAATACTACGCACAGTGCTTTAAGAAGGTTGAAGGCGTTGACTACATGGAATTCGGTATACCGGAAGCGATGTGGCACTTAGAAACTGAAGGATTCGCTGCTATTGTAACGATGGATTCACACGGTAACAGCCTGCATGCTGACGTAGAGAAGAATTCACTTGAGAAGCTGGCAGCACTGAAAGAACCTGTTTTCAAATAA
- the pnpS gene encoding two-component system histidine kinase PnpS — protein sequence MTKFRARLTFILILLIGCSMLIAGIFMAKVLENSHIKSFQDNMERELQVIMVTGDWNRKGTDAELISYYSEQARNLKEATNERLTYVRADGKVLGDSDQRPEQMDNHLNRPEIASAAANGVGYVTRYSDTLKENMLYAAIPVKNEAQEITGFLRISMSLEQVGKSIRSLWYFLISGLIILFLIAGIVSYRIAKGITHPIEKMTKVAQQITNMNYQSRVPAYSNDEVGQLGQAINRMSESLQQQMARIQENERRLQGVMENMMSGIMMIDREERIMLLNPSAEYILGFSSQELLGKKYNEAKQQYEFTKLIQECIETQDSIRDEMVFYYPAERILDIHLSPIAHEDEEWSGVLIVIHDITAVRRLERMRSEFVANVSHELKTPIAAVKGFAETLLAGALNDKETAVSFLQIIFDESERLNRLIGDILELSKIESKRIPMNFSPIYLPEFLERSLSVLRKEAEKKHIELSMLVDDDIYIEADEDRLRQIIINLLSNGIAYTHDGGKVKVRVEPLDKNVDGDYERLRLIVSDTGMGIPKKDLPRIFERFYRVDKARSRSSGGTGLGLSIVKHLVELHKGTIRVDSDVGVGTRFTIELPVIH from the coding sequence ATGACCAAATTCCGTGCCAGACTCACTTTTATTTTGATTTTATTGATTGGTTGTTCGATGCTGATTGCGGGCATTTTCATGGCAAAGGTGCTTGAGAATTCTCACATAAAGTCATTTCAAGACAATATGGAACGCGAGCTGCAAGTAATTATGGTAACTGGGGATTGGAACCGAAAAGGTACCGATGCGGAGTTGATTTCTTACTATTCTGAACAAGCCAGAAACCTTAAAGAAGCAACGAATGAGAGATTGACGTATGTTCGAGCAGATGGAAAAGTACTAGGTGACTCCGATCAAAGACCCGAACAGATGGACAATCACTTGAATCGACCGGAGATTGCTTCAGCAGCAGCGAATGGAGTCGGCTATGTTACGCGTTATAGCGATACACTGAAGGAAAATATGCTGTATGCCGCTATTCCAGTAAAGAATGAAGCGCAGGAGATAACAGGATTTTTACGTATTTCTATGAGCTTGGAACAAGTAGGGAAGTCGATCCGCAGCTTATGGTACTTCCTGATTTCCGGGTTGATCATTTTGTTCCTGATCGCAGGAATCGTTAGTTATCGGATTGCGAAGGGGATTACTCACCCCATCGAGAAGATGACAAAAGTAGCCCAGCAAATTACGAATATGAACTACCAATCACGTGTTCCTGCTTACAGTAATGATGAGGTTGGACAGCTGGGTCAGGCGATTAATCGCATGTCCGAAAGTTTGCAGCAGCAAATGGCACGGATTCAGGAAAATGAACGCAGGCTTCAAGGTGTTATGGAAAATATGATGAGCGGAATCATGATGATTGACCGTGAAGAGCGGATTATGCTTTTAAATCCTTCTGCGGAATACATTTTAGGTTTCTCCTCGCAGGAGCTTCTGGGGAAGAAATATAATGAAGCCAAGCAGCAATATGAATTTACAAAGTTGATTCAAGAATGCATAGAGACACAAGATTCAATTCGCGATGAGATGGTTTTCTATTATCCGGCAGAGCGAATTCTCGATATTCATTTGAGTCCAATTGCCCATGAAGATGAGGAATGGTCGGGTGTTCTTATCGTTATTCACGATATTACAGCTGTACGCAGACTTGAGCGGATGCGCAGTGAATTCGTCGCGAATGTATCGCATGAATTAAAGACGCCAATTGCCGCCGTTAAAGGCTTTGCCGAAACACTGCTGGCTGGTGCGCTAAACGATAAGGAAACGGCCGTGTCGTTCTTACAGATCATTTTTGACGAGAGTGAGCGGTTGAATCGATTGATTGGGGATATTCTGGAGTTGTCCAAAATTGAATCGAAGCGGATTCCGATGAATTTTTCGCCGATTTACTTGCCTGAATTTCTTGAGAGATCGTTAAGTGTGTTACGAAAAGAAGCGGAGAAGAAGCATATAGAACTAAGTATGCTGGTCGATGACGATATTTATATCGAGGCGGATGAAGATCGGTTACGGCAAATTATCATCAATCTGCTTTCTAATGGTATTGCATATACACATGATGGCGGCAAAGTAAAAGTGCGTGTAGAACCACTCGATAAGAATGTTGATGGGGATTATGAACGCCTGCGGTTAATTGTTTCGGATACGGGTATGGGCATTCCTAAGAAGGATTTACCGCGAATTTTCGAGAGATTCTATCGTGTAGATAAAGCGCGCTCCAGAAGCTCAGGCGGAACGGGATTAGGATTATCGATTGTGAAGCACTTAGTTGAGCTGCATAAAGGAACGATTCGGGTCGATAGTGATGTTGGCGTCGGTACGCGGTTTACGATTGAATTGCCTGTTATACACTAA
- a CDS encoding response regulator transcription factor codes for MAQKILVIEDEPTLARLLSYNLSQDGYDTKVVDHGGDGLQEALQQTYDLIILDIMLPGLNGFEVLAKLRQKGNSTPVIILTARNAEDEVVQGLKHGADDYITKPFGVAELLARVSAVLRRTQSEDVAADKLKSNEKVIQAGELFIYPEKYEVVLNGESIPLRPKEFEVLLYLVQRPGVVVTRDDLMNIVWGFDYIGGQRTVDVHVSSLRKKLEMNQQSVQIDSIRGVGYKLVASMVKK; via the coding sequence ATGGCACAAAAAATACTAGTTATTGAAGACGAGCCAACTCTAGCTCGATTGCTATCGTACAACCTATCTCAGGACGGGTATGATACGAAGGTTGTCGATCATGGTGGCGATGGGCTTCAAGAGGCGTTGCAGCAGACTTACGACTTAATTATTCTGGATATTATGCTGCCTGGACTGAATGGATTCGAAGTATTGGCGAAGCTTAGGCAGAAAGGAAACAGCACACCTGTTATTATTTTAACGGCACGTAATGCTGAGGATGAAGTGGTGCAAGGTCTTAAGCACGGTGCTGATGATTATATAACGAAGCCCTTTGGGGTGGCGGAATTGCTTGCCCGCGTCTCTGCCGTTCTGCGAAGAACACAATCGGAGGACGTGGCAGCGGACAAACTTAAGAGCAATGAGAAAGTGATTCAGGCGGGTGAATTGTTCATTTATCCGGAGAAATATGAAGTCGTTCTGAACGGGGAATCCATTCCGTTAAGACCGAAGGAGTTTGAGGTCTTGCTTTATCTCGTGCAGCGCCCGGGCGTCGTCGTAACAAGAGACGATCTAATGAATATCGTTTGGGGTTTTGACTATATTGGCGGCCAACGAACCGTAGATGTTCATGTGAGCTCGCTTCGTAAGAAGCTGGAAATGAATCAACAGTCTGTTCAAATCGATTCAATCCGTGGCGTTGGTTATAAGCTGGTAGCAAGTATGGTCAAAAAATAA
- a CDS encoding MerR family transcriptional regulator: protein MLINEISRKLGITARAIRFYEQKGLLKPAKQKDNGYRTYTEQDAWRLQTIISLREVGMTLEDIRQTLAQTDLNQQEEVLSALQMQRSMLFEQWTEMKQIIGTMDQMIQAAQGSSILPTELLYELAQQSKELRDLRGSWRDHWDFDRKAQLFDELLQPATSFVDTTENGTLNDIETSSAPVYTSYETALDKIAQLISPAQGLKGLDVGTGTGNLAGKLQQIGLTMSAIDQSKQMLKLCAAKYGDIELKLGNVLAIPFMDGTFDYVVSSFALHHLTEAQRELAWGEMLRVLKPGGVVCIADYMMQDRNEADAFLANLISTKATKLPMMHEQVDLYMTHTHLTEWLLSHTRQVKSEPLGNSIYVVYAQK, encoded by the coding sequence ATGCTTATTAACGAAATTTCCCGCAAACTTGGCATCACAGCCAGAGCCATTCGCTTCTATGAGCAGAAAGGACTGTTAAAACCTGCAAAGCAGAAAGACAATGGCTATCGAACCTATACGGAGCAAGATGCGTGGAGACTACAAACCATTATCTCATTACGGGAAGTCGGAATGACACTGGAAGATATTCGTCAAACCTTAGCCCAAACCGATTTAAATCAACAAGAGGAAGTGCTAAGCGCCCTGCAGATGCAGCGTTCGATGCTGTTTGAACAGTGGACAGAAATGAAACAAATCATTGGAACAATGGATCAGATGATCCAAGCCGCTCAAGGAAGCAGCATACTGCCGACTGAACTGCTTTACGAGCTAGCTCAGCAAAGCAAGGAGCTGCGTGACCTACGGGGAAGCTGGCGTGACCATTGGGATTTCGACCGAAAGGCCCAACTGTTTGATGAGCTGCTGCAGCCTGCTACTTCGTTTGTAGATACCACAGAAAACGGCACCCTGAACGACATCGAAACGAGCAGCGCTCCCGTATATACTAGCTACGAAACAGCATTAGACAAAATCGCCCAGCTTATCTCTCCTGCTCAGGGCCTTAAGGGGCTTGATGTAGGTACAGGCACCGGCAACTTAGCCGGCAAGCTGCAGCAAATCGGCCTAACCATGTCAGCCATTGACCAATCCAAGCAAATGCTCAAGCTTTGTGCTGCCAAATATGGTGACATCGAACTCAAGCTCGGCAATGTACTGGCCATTCCGTTCATGGATGGAACGTTTGATTATGTTGTCAGTTCGTTTGCCCTTCATCATCTGACAGAAGCGCAGAGGGAGCTCGCCTGGGGTGAAATGCTGCGGGTATTGAAACCGGGCGGAGTCGTATGCATAGCCGATTATATGATGCAAGACCGAAATGAGGCAGATGCATTTCTAGCCAACCTCATCTCGACTAAAGCTACTAAGCTGCCTATGATGCATGAGCAAGTCGATCTCTACATGACGCATACTCATCTAACAGAGTGGTTACTCTCTCATACTCGCCAAGTTAAATCGGAGCCATTGGGAAACAGCATTTACGTTGTTTACGCACAAAAATGA
- a CDS encoding Gfo/Idh/MocA family protein yields MSKTYRIAIIGCGGIANGKHMPSLNKLKNVEMVAFCDIISEKAQEAAAKYGKEDARVYEDYREVLKDSTIDIVHVCTPNDSHAEITIAALEAGKHVMSEKPMAKTASDARRMVEAAKRTGKKLTVGYNNRFRGDSQHLRQLCSEGELGEIYFAKAHAIRRRAVPTWGVFLDEEKQGGGPLIDIGTHALDLTMWMMNNYEPKVVLGTSYHKLSQRENAANAWGPWDPSKFTVEDSAFGMITMKNGATIILESSWALNTLEVDEAKCTLSGTEGGADMKGGLRINGEKHSRLYTTEVELKAGGVAFYDGETESAPDLEMRLWIQAIENDTDPVVTPEQACVVSEILEAIYESAKTGKAVYFD; encoded by the coding sequence ATGTCAAAAACGTATCGTATAGCAATTATTGGTTGTGGAGGTATTGCCAATGGCAAGCACATGCCAAGTTTGAACAAATTAAAGAATGTAGAAATGGTTGCTTTCTGTGACATTATTTCTGAAAAAGCGCAAGAAGCTGCTGCTAAGTATGGCAAAGAAGACGCTCGTGTATATGAAGATTACCGCGAGGTTCTGAAGGACAGTACCATTGACATCGTTCATGTCTGTACGCCAAATGATTCACATGCGGAAATCACGATTGCTGCATTAGAAGCAGGCAAGCACGTCATGTCAGAGAAGCCGATGGCCAAAACAGCTTCAGATGCACGCCGTATGGTGGAAGCAGCTAAGCGCACAGGCAAGAAGCTCACAGTTGGTTACAACAATCGCTTCCGCGGCGATAGCCAACATTTACGCCAGTTGTGCTCGGAAGGCGAGCTAGGTGAGATTTATTTCGCTAAGGCTCATGCGATTCGTCGCCGCGCGGTACCTACTTGGGGCGTTTTCCTTGATGAGGAAAAGCAAGGCGGAGGCCCGCTGATCGATATCGGTACGCATGCACTTGATTTAACAATGTGGATGATGAACAACTATGAGCCGAAGGTTGTATTGGGTACTTCTTATCATAAATTATCCCAACGAGAAAATGCAGCAAATGCTTGGGGACCTTGGGATCCTTCCAAGTTCACAGTTGAGGATTCCGCATTTGGTATGATTACAATGAAAAATGGTGCTACGATTATTCTTGAATCAAGCTGGGCGCTTAATACACTTGAAGTGGATGAAGCGAAATGTACACTAAGCGGAACAGAAGGCGGCGCTGATATGAAAGGCGGTCTTCGAATTAATGGTGAAAAGCACAGCCGCTTATACACGACCGAAGTTGAATTGAAAGCTGGCGGAGTAGCCTTCTACGATGGTGAAACAGAAAGTGCGCCGGATTTAGAAATGCGCCTATGGATTCAAGCGATCGAAAATGATACAGATCCGGTTGTAACCCCTGAGCAAGCATGTGTCGTATCCGAAATCTTAGAAGCTATTTATGAATCAGCAAAAACAGGGAAAGCCGTTTATTTCGACTAG
- a CDS encoding helix-turn-helix domain-containing protein → MLNVLLKQHSIVPFVRQSEFAVRKPWIYPERRLLDYLFVYIQEGTCCFWVDHKKYMFQAGQFCLVQPGSLLTLEGLTNTVTPYIHFDLCYNSERENSFPTRPGQIDLSAYMNLMQPTINDLFGIQMPVHVHPSNPSKLKETLFQVIEYAQQQDPLIQLKTQHFVTEIIISLLETYYQATQTPTHSFNWITSYFSNHLSEPISLEDMANRASLSVSRFSFMFKQRYGISPHQYLINMRVNHAKELLTNTDLSLESIALYCGFADLHHFSKMFKKRTGSTPGEHRKANKSILWENL, encoded by the coding sequence ATGCTCAACGTATTATTGAAACAACATTCGATTGTTCCATTTGTTAGGCAAAGTGAATTTGCTGTTCGAAAACCGTGGATATATCCGGAGCGCAGGTTGCTTGATTACTTATTCGTTTATATTCAAGAGGGCACTTGCTGTTTTTGGGTAGATCATAAGAAGTATATGTTTCAAGCGGGTCAATTCTGCCTCGTACAGCCTGGAAGCTTACTAACGCTCGAAGGGCTGACTAACACAGTTACGCCTTATATTCATTTTGATTTATGTTATAATTCCGAACGCGAAAACAGCTTCCCCACCCGACCCGGTCAGATTGATTTATCGGCTTATATGAACCTGATGCAGCCAACAATCAATGATCTATTTGGGATTCAAATGCCAGTTCATGTCCATCCCTCCAACCCATCTAAATTGAAAGAAACGCTTTTTCAGGTTATTGAGTATGCGCAGCAACAGGACCCGCTCATTCAACTTAAAACCCAACATTTCGTTACGGAAATTATCATTTCTCTACTAGAAACTTACTATCAGGCGACACAGACACCTACACATTCGTTCAACTGGATTACTTCTTACTTTTCCAATCATCTAAGCGAACCCATTTCATTAGAGGACATGGCGAATCGAGCTAGCCTATCTGTTTCCAGATTTAGTTTCATGTTCAAGCAGCGATATGGGATCTCGCCTCACCAGTATTTAATCAACATGCGGGTTAATCACGCCAAGGAACTGCTCACAAACACAGATCTTAGTCTCGAATCTATAGCGCTCTATTGCGGTTTTGCTGATTTACACCATTTCTCCAAAATGTTCAAGAAAAGAACGGGGTCTACACCTGGTGAACATCGAAAAGCTAACAAAAGCATTTTATGGGAAAACCTCTAG
- a CDS encoding phytanoyl-CoA dioxygenase family protein translates to MSIPETNKRNELPSLEDNYELSAQQKESYQKNGHIALRQVASKSEIAAYEPVISHLVKELNKHDKPLEQRDTYGKAFIQISNLWEKSEAIQRFVLAKRFAKIAADLMGVNGVRIYHDQALFKEPHGGHTPWHQDQIYWPLDTDKTITMWMPLVPISQEVGSMTFASESHLMGYINKMVISDESHRTLAGYIEGKGFETMSHGAMEAGDATFHSGWTLHSAPGNPTDTMRKVMTVIYYADGIRVAEPDSKARENDLKAWFPGIQPGDLAATALNPLVYSREAN, encoded by the coding sequence ATGAGCATTCCGGAAACAAATAAAAGAAATGAGTTACCCTCTTTGGAAGACAACTATGAATTGTCTGCACAGCAGAAAGAAAGCTATCAGAAAAATGGACATATTGCTCTTAGACAGGTGGCAAGCAAGTCAGAAATCGCTGCCTATGAGCCTGTTATTAGTCACTTGGTGAAAGAGTTGAACAAGCATGACAAGCCACTAGAGCAGCGAGATACGTATGGAAAGGCCTTTATTCAAATCTCAAATCTGTGGGAGAAAAGTGAAGCGATCCAGAGATTCGTTCTAGCTAAACGGTTTGCCAAAATCGCGGCTGATTTAATGGGGGTGAATGGGGTGCGAATTTATCATGATCAAGCCCTGTTTAAAGAACCTCACGGAGGTCATACGCCGTGGCATCAAGATCAAATCTATTGGCCGCTCGATACAGACAAGACGATTACCATGTGGATGCCGTTAGTTCCCATTTCCCAAGAGGTGGGATCTATGACCTTTGCATCGGAGTCCCATCTTATGGGCTACATTAATAAAATGGTTATTTCCGACGAATCCCATCGAACGCTTGCCGGGTACATTGAAGGCAAAGGCTTCGAAACGATGTCTCACGGCGCCATGGAGGCAGGCGATGCAACATTCCACTCCGGGTGGACACTGCACAGCGCGCCTGGAAACCCTACGGACACCATGCGTAAAGTGATGACCGTGATTTATTACGCCGACGGAATAAGAGTAGCCGAGCCGGATAGTAAAGCGCGTGAGAATGATTTGAAAGCTTGGTTTCCCGGCATTCAACCAGGCGATTTGGCGGCAACTGCGTTAAATCCATTGGTTTACAGCCGTGAAGCTAATTAA
- a CDS encoding AraC family transcriptional regulator has translation MYLCKETDSMLNEVLNVIHGPAACFKIQYWGVNPCLFDNQPHKHSFFEVCYVMDGEGEYTENDIVYPLRAGTHFCSRPGINHQIRTKEGLFIAYVAFELDETQSDDTMREAFSDLAEHAEVCIHEADHHPTAHLWKSLLIREGNGSLPPAAIPSLAYALLVSFLSLFGKDMTKPYFHRKNTHILLQRAKLYIRDNLSQPLHLGHVAGYLNVSERHLSRLFSEGIHETFTDFIRSERIRQAAHLLLTSELSIKEIAEVTGFSSVHYFSRTFMEEKKLPPGKFRQQEKIRM, from the coding sequence ATGTATCTATGTAAAGAAACCGATTCTATGCTTAATGAAGTCCTTAACGTCATTCATGGACCCGCTGCTTGCTTCAAAATTCAATATTGGGGAGTTAACCCTTGCCTGTTTGACAATCAGCCCCATAAGCATTCTTTCTTTGAGGTTTGTTATGTCATGGACGGTGAGGGAGAGTATACGGAAAATGATATTGTCTATCCACTTAGAGCAGGTACACACTTTTGCTCGCGACCGGGAATTAATCATCAAATCCGCACAAAAGAAGGCTTATTTATTGCTTATGTCGCATTCGAATTAGATGAAACACAAAGCGATGATACTATGCGTGAAGCCTTCAGCGATCTAGCTGAGCATGCCGAGGTTTGCATCCATGAAGCAGATCATCACCCAACTGCCCACTTGTGGAAGTCACTCTTGATTCGAGAAGGGAACGGGAGCTTGCCGCCTGCTGCGATTCCCTCGCTTGCCTACGCACTTCTAGTATCCTTTCTTTCATTATTCGGAAAAGACATGACTAAACCTTACTTTCACCGTAAAAATACACATATTCTGCTGCAGCGCGCCAAGCTTTATATCCGTGATAACTTATCCCAGCCGCTTCATCTTGGACATGTTGCTGGTTATCTCAACGTCTCAGAACGTCATCTATCACGCTTATTCTCTGAGGGCATACATGAAACTTTTACCGACTTCATTCGAAGTGAACGCATACGCCAAGCGGCCCACCTGCTTCTGACAAGCGAGCTTTCAATTAAGGAAATTGCCGAAGTCACAGGCTTTTCTTCTGTCCATTATTTTTCTCGTACCTTTATGGAAGAGAAGAAGCTGCCACCAGGCAAATTCCGACAGCAGGAAAAGATTCGTATGTAA
- a CDS encoding phytanoyl-CoA dioxygenase family protein translates to MIEQKDVDFYKENGYLLVKGVFNQQEVEEMRQGVEGIISRAAQSKADHNSQWQGDFLPAEELKKLVLKGFHDVHYHDAAFMRAVIHPNMAAVLTQIIGPNVQLHHSKMLVKPPENGAAFPMHQDYPYFPHEKHSMLAASVHLDHADEENGCLRVIPGSHRTGSLPHVGSYYLNHKEYPIKEGTPCVAEAGDVLFFNYLTIHGSESNKSSRTRRNVLFQYRDASDFPTENTHFDWGMGLMVSGKNPNFTKVKPDFKII, encoded by the coding sequence GTGATCGAACAAAAAGATGTAGATTTTTATAAAGAAAATGGGTATTTACTCGTTAAGGGAGTTTTCAATCAACAGGAAGTTGAAGAAATGAGACAAGGCGTAGAGGGGATCATTAGCCGTGCTGCACAATCAAAGGCTGATCATAATTCACAATGGCAGGGCGACTTTCTTCCGGCAGAGGAGCTGAAAAAGCTAGTCTTAAAAGGCTTTCATGATGTGCATTATCACGATGCCGCTTTTATGCGAGCCGTGATTCATCCGAATATGGCTGCTGTACTGACGCAGATTATTGGTCCTAACGTGCAGCTGCATCATTCCAAAATGCTCGTTAAACCGCCAGAGAATGGCGCAGCTTTCCCGATGCATCAGGATTACCCTTATTTTCCGCACGAAAAGCATTCCATGCTAGCTGCCAGTGTGCATCTGGATCATGCAGATGAGGAGAACGGCTGCCTGCGTGTCATTCCAGGTTCGCATCGCACTGGCTCCTTGCCACATGTGGGCTCTTATTATTTGAATCATAAGGAGTATCCGATTAAAGAGGGGACGCCTTGCGTAGCTGAAGCGGGTGATGTTCTGTTCTTCAATTACTTGACAATTCACGGATCAGAATCGAATAAGAGCTCTAGAACAAGAAGGAATGTATTGTTCCAATACCGCGACGCCAGTGATTTTCCGACCGAAAATACGCATTTTGATTGGGGTATGGGTCTTATGGTTAGCGGGAAGAATCCGAATTTCACGAAGGTGAAACCTGATTTTAAAATCATCTAG